The following proteins are encoded in a genomic region of Zea mays cultivar B73 chromosome 9, Zm-B73-REFERENCE-NAM-5.0, whole genome shotgun sequence:
- the LOC100383338 gene encoding 3beta-hydroxysteroid-dehydrogenase/decarboxylase isoform X1, with amino-acid sequence MGSLRDGKTNSSSGRRWCAVTGGRGFMARHLVAALLRSGEWLVRVTDLAPDVVLGLGDTEDVLDDALRDGRAVYASADVCNLDQLIQAFEGVEVVFHTAAADPSKNDQQLHYKVNVEGTKNVVDACMICKVKRLIHTSSIAVVFDGVNGLLDANESLPYPDKFPDAYGQTKAEAEKIVMKANGISGLLTCCIRPGSIFGPGDIVILPTLDQCGKTHFVFGDGKNCDDFVYVENVVHGHICAEKTLSTMEGAKTSGGKAYFITNTEPMNMWDFLYLLQEELGYKRLFKIRIPLIVIQAVSYLVEWGYKVLHHYGMCQPQVLTPARIKYLTVHRTFSCNKAAEELGYKPIVTLMDGMKLAVKSYIRLRNHADLSYKHI; translated from the exons ATGGGTTCGCTCCGTGATGGCAAGACCAACAGCAGCAGTGGCCGGCGGTGGTGCGCGGTGACCGGCGGCCGGGGCTTCATGGCGAGGCACCTGGTGGCCGCGCTGCTGCGCTCCGGCGAGTGGCTTGTGCGGGTCACCGACCTCGCCCCGGATGTCGTGCTCGGCCTCGGCGACACCGAGGACGTCCTCGATGACGCCCTCCGTGATGGCCGCGCCGTCTATGCCTCAGCGGATGTCTGCAACCTAGACCAGCTTATTCAAG CTTTTGAAGGGGTTGAGGTTGTTTTCCACACAGCTGCTGCGGATCCAAGCAAGAACGACCAGCAACTTCACTATAAGGTCAACGTTGAGG GGACAAAGAACGTGGTTGATGCGTGCATGATTTGCAAGGTGAAAAGGCTTATCCACACCAGCTCTATTGCTGTTGTGTTCGACGGAGTTAATGGGCTTCTCGATGCAAATGAATCATTGCCATACCCAGACAAG TTTCCTGATGCGTATGGACAAACAAAGGCAGAAGCAGAAAAGATAGTCATGAAGGCTAATGGCATTAGTGGCCTTCTAACTTGTTGCATACGTCCTGGTAGCATTTTTGGCCCTGGTGACATAGTTATACTACCAACTCTGGACCAATGTGGAAAAACACAC TTTGTTTTTGGTGATGGGAAGAATTGTGATGATTTTGTATATGTTGAAAATGTGGTACATGGCCACATTTGTGCTGAAAAAACTCTTTCTACAATGGAAGGCGCAAAAACCAGTGGTGGAAAA GCCTACTTTATAACCAATACGGAACCAATGAACATGTGGGACTTTCTATATCTGCTTCAAGAAGAACTTGGATACAAAAG GTTGTTCAAGATAAGAATACCTTTGATTGTCATCCAGGCAGTAAGCTATTTGGTAGAGTGGGGATACAAGGTTCTACACCATTATGGAATGTGCCAGCCTCAAGTGCTAACACCAGCAAGGATCAAGTATCTGACAGTTCATAGAACATTCAGTTGTAACAAAGCTGCTGAAGAACTTGGCTACAAACCAATTGTGACACTTATG GATGGTATGAAGCTAGCAGTCAAATCATATATTCGGTTGAGAAATCATGCAGATTTATCTTACAAACATATATAA